One window from the genome of Grus americana isolate bGruAme1 chromosome 2, bGruAme1.mat, whole genome shotgun sequence encodes:
- the ADNP2 gene encoding activity-dependent neuroprotector homeobox protein 2 isoform X2 — MDQELVVPCPNCAFASDPKIVGKHIRMFHSSNKRIQNYTVSILDGMKQFRSDIINFTCLKCHFTDTLYYNMKKHVLMNHFQNLISTYFGQKPDESKENAVEHYCKKCNASANSQDSLMYHVLTAETHRDLENKLRSVISEHIKKPGLVKQMHIAPKPSQGGAVTAPSAGPATAPAGSVTAPACIQLAFPQSNQNQSVAQPKAVQNTVRSLTVPSASGSLPHTSAPVATPSHVTLIPSNVPVGQNNINIQPSPSQPIIVSHGLPLNQPVRAGAIPLNHSVGTINRTMAPAVLPLNQPVRPGLLPINQPIGTINGPVAAGMLPVTQPVSPVNRPVAPGVLSVNQSLGNVSRPIGPRVLPVAQTVAPGVLQLNQPVASGVVPVRHPVRPGFLQLNQPVAPAVIPVNQPVQPAVSQNASFLTAGSILRQLIPTGKQVNGIPTYTLAPVSVTLPVPPGGGVATVTPPQVPIQLMQSGAVTQLSQSPASAPSPPVVLTSQNISLQASPPGPETSQASRQAKQWKTCPVCNELFPSNVYQVHMEVAHKHGEVKMEETPEPDKLAACAPFLRWMTEKTVRCFSCKCFLCEEELMKHLLMHGLACLFCTVTFHDLKSLVEHNKTTHNGEKQLHADYSNRGFQLGNDAQGDLIFPHFDFSTVLPKEDIGEREVHLAVLAGLNSRTLVPVYIKVKPQTAEMNNRCNKKVLTCPFCFGTFASKETYETHLKERHHIMPTVHTILKSPAFKCIHCCGVYTGNMTLTAIAVHLLRCRSAPKDSNSSVKMQLERTEKKELLFVNGEKHDSAILKRKQLDSCFVGEDQRNKEQQPLSLSTGIALSPEKEVNSGVVPFKRQKINTRTEMKKLPSSEDLRILAIDPKQYDHNSCEAQKQFLTDYFHERPYPSKKEMELLSSLLYAWKIDVASFFGKRRNICLKAINNHKPSVLLGFSMSELKNIKHSLNIKDEPLDI, encoded by the coding sequence ATGGACCAAGAGCTGGTGGTTCCTTGCCCAAACTGCGCATTTGCTTCTGATCCCAAAATAGTGGGAAAACATATCCGGATGTTTCATTCATCTAATAAAAGAATACAGAACTATACAGTCAGCATTTTGGATGGCATGAAACAATTCAGGAGTGACATCATAAACTTTACCTGTCTAAAATGTCACTTTACAGACACATTGTATTACAATATGAAGAAACATGTGCTGATGAACCATTTTCAAAACTTAATAAGTACATATTTTGGCCAGAAACCTGATGAAAGTAAAGAGAATGCTGTTGAGCACTACTGTAAAAAATGTAATGCTTCTGCAAACAGCCAGGATTCTTTAATGTATCATGTCTTGACAGCTGAAACACACCGAGACCTGGAGAACAAACTTCGGTCTGTGATTTCAGAACATATTAAGAAACCAGGACTCGTGAAACAAATGCATATTGCTCCAAAGCCTTCCCAAGGTGGGGCAGTGACTGCTCCATCTGCAGGGCCTGCCACTGCCCCAGCAGGTTCAGTCACAGCTCCAGCTTGCATCCAGCTTGCATTTCCACAGAGTAATCAAAACCAGAGTGTGGCACAGCCAAAAGCAGTTCAAAACACAGTCAGATCACTGACTGTTCCAAGCGCCTCTGGTAGCCTTCCACATACATCTGCTCCGGTTGCTACCCCATCACATGTTACTCTTATACCTAGTAATGTTCCTGTAGGTCAGAATAACATTAATATTCAGCCATCACCTTCCCAGCCTATCATTGTTTCCCATGGGCTCCCCCTTAATCAGCCTGTCAGGGCTGGAGCTATTCCTCTTAATCATTCTGTTGGGACCATAAATAGAACCATGGCCCCTGCAGTTCTTCCTCTTAATCAACCTGTGAGGCCTGGGCTCCTTCCTATTAATCAACCCATTGGTACTATAAATGGTCCAGTTGCAGCTGGAATGCTCCCTGTTACTCAACCTGTCAGCCCTGTGAATCGCCCAGTTGCACCGGGGGTTCTCTCTGTTAACCAGTCGCTTGGGAATGTGAGTAGACCCATTGGTCCCAGGGTCCTTCCTGTGGCGCAGACAGTTGCACCAGGGGTTCTCCAGCTTAATCAGCCTGTTGCCTCTGGAGTTGTACCTGTCAGACATCCTGTCAGACCTGGGTTTCTTCAGCTTAATCAACCTGTTGCCCCAGCAGTTATCCCAGTAAATCAGCCAGTTCAACCTGCAGTTTCTCAAAATGCAAGTTTTTTGACTGCGGGTTCTATACTTAGGCAGTTGATTCCAACTGGTAAGCAGGTTAATGGGATACCTACATACACACTTGCCCCAGTTTCAGTTACTCTGCCTGTACCTCCCGGTGGTGGAGTAGCAACTGTTACGCCACCGCAAGTGCCCATCCAGCTAATGCAATCTGGGGCGGTAACTCAGTTGTCCCAGTCGCCGGCTAGTGCACCCTCTCCTCCGGTGGTTTTAACATCTCAGAATATATCGCTGCAAGCCTCCCCGCCTGGTCCTGAAACAAGTCAGGCTAGCAGACAGGCTAAGCAGTGGAAGACTTGCCCTGTTTGCAATGAGCTTTTCCCATCAAATGTCTACCAGGTGCACATGGAGGTGGCCCACAAACATGGTGAAGTAAAAATGGAGGAAACCCCGGAACCTGACAAACTTGCAGCTTGTGCACCCTTTTTGAGGTGGATGACAGAAAAAACGGTCCGATGTTTCTcttgcaaatgttttctctgtgagGAGGAGCTCATGAAACATCTCTTGATGCATGGCTTAGCTTGCTTGTTTTGCACAGTTACTTTCCATGACTTAAAAAGCCTCGTGGAGCACAATAAAACTACACACaatggggaaaagcagttaCATGCAGATTATAGCAACAGAGGATTTCAACTAGGTAACGATGCTCAGGGTGACCTTATATTTCCACACTTTGATTTCAGTACAGTGTTACCGAAAGAAGACATTGGTGAAAGAGAAGTACATTTGGCAGTGCTTGCTGGACTAAATTCAAGGACACTTGTCCCTGTTTACATCAAAGTGAAACCTCAGACAGCAGAAATGAACAATAGATGCAACAAAAAAGTGTTAACCTGTCCCTTTTGTTTTGGCACGTTTGCTAGTAAAGAAACCTATGAAACGCATTTGAAAGAGCGGCATCATATAATGCCAACTGTACATACAATTTTAAAGTCTCCTGCTTTCAAGTGCATCCACTGTTGTGGTGTGTACACTGGAAATATGACTCTAACAGCTATTGCTGTGCATTTGCTCCGTTGTAGAAGTGCTCCCAAAGACAGTAACTCAAGCGTGAAGATGCAGCTTGAGCGTACTGAGAAGAAAGAGCTATTATTTGTGAATGGTGAAAAGCATGATTCTGCaatactgaaaagaaagcaattggATTCCTGCTTTGTTGGAGAAGACCAAAGGAATAAGGAACAGCAGCCTCTGAGCTTAAGTACTGGCATAGCTCTGTCTCCAGAAAAAGAAGTGAATTCAGGGGTAGTGCCTTTCAAACGACAAAAGATTAATACTCGGACTGAGATGAAGAAGCTTCCGTCTAGTGAGGATCTTCGCATTCTAGCAATAGATCCTAAGCAGTATGATCACAATTCATGTGAGGCTCAAAAACAGTTTTTGACAGACTACTTTCATGAGAGGCCATATCCTTCTAAAAAAGAGATGGAATTACTTTCCTCGCTGCTATATGCGTGGAAAATTGATGTTGCATCATTCTTTGGAAAAAGGAGGAATATATGCTTAAAGGCGATAAATAATCACAAACCATCTGTGCTTCTCGGTTTCAGTATGTCTGAACTAAAAAATATTAAGCACAGTTTGAATATAAAAGATGAACCATTAGATATATAA
- the ADNP2 gene encoding activity-dependent neuroprotector homeobox protein 2 isoform X1: MFQIPVQNLDNIRKARKKVKGILVDLGLDSCRELLKNLKSFDPGEKHFCNTSWSDVSPWESVGKRKRYRTKPYCCSLCKFSSKLLTSFKNHLHRYHEDEMDQELVVPCPNCAFASDPKIVGKHIRMFHSSNKRIQNYTVSILDGMKQFRSDIINFTCLKCHFTDTLYYNMKKHVLMNHFQNLISTYFGQKPDESKENAVEHYCKKCNASANSQDSLMYHVLTAETHRDLENKLRSVISEHIKKPGLVKQMHIAPKPSQGGAVTAPSAGPATAPAGSVTAPACIQLAFPQSNQNQSVAQPKAVQNTVRSLTVPSASGSLPHTSAPVATPSHVTLIPSNVPVGQNNINIQPSPSQPIIVSHGLPLNQPVRAGAIPLNHSVGTINRTMAPAVLPLNQPVRPGLLPINQPIGTINGPVAAGMLPVTQPVSPVNRPVAPGVLSVNQSLGNVSRPIGPRVLPVAQTVAPGVLQLNQPVASGVVPVRHPVRPGFLQLNQPVAPAVIPVNQPVQPAVSQNASFLTAGSILRQLIPTGKQVNGIPTYTLAPVSVTLPVPPGGGVATVTPPQVPIQLMQSGAVTQLSQSPASAPSPPVVLTSQNISLQASPPGPETSQASRQAKQWKTCPVCNELFPSNVYQVHMEVAHKHGEVKMEETPEPDKLAACAPFLRWMTEKTVRCFSCKCFLCEEELMKHLLMHGLACLFCTVTFHDLKSLVEHNKTTHNGEKQLHADYSNRGFQLGNDAQGDLIFPHFDFSTVLPKEDIGEREVHLAVLAGLNSRTLVPVYIKVKPQTAEMNNRCNKKVLTCPFCFGTFASKETYETHLKERHHIMPTVHTILKSPAFKCIHCCGVYTGNMTLTAIAVHLLRCRSAPKDSNSSVKMQLERTEKKELLFVNGEKHDSAILKRKQLDSCFVGEDQRNKEQQPLSLSTGIALSPEKEVNSGVVPFKRQKINTRTEMKKLPSSEDLRILAIDPKQYDHNSCEAQKQFLTDYFHERPYPSKKEMELLSSLLYAWKIDVASFFGKRRNICLKAINNHKPSVLLGFSMSELKNIKHSLNIKDEPLDI; encoded by the exons aatctTAAAAGTTTTGACCCAGGTGAAAAACACTTTTGTAACACTTCATGGAGTGATGTCTCTCCTTGGGAGTCTGTGGGCAAAAGGAAG agaTACAGAACAAAGCCGTACTGCTGTAGCTTATGCAAGTTCTCATCAAAATTGCTTACTTCATTCAAGAATCATTTGCACCGTTACCATGAGGATGAAATGGACCAAGAGCTGGTGGTTCCTTGCCCAAACTGCGCATTTGCTTCTGATCCCAAAATAGTGGGAAAACATATCCGGATGTTTCATTCATCTAATAAAAGAATACAGAACTATACAGTCAGCATTTTGGATGGCATGAAACAATTCAGGAGTGACATCATAAACTTTACCTGTCTAAAATGTCACTTTACAGACACATTGTATTACAATATGAAGAAACATGTGCTGATGAACCATTTTCAAAACTTAATAAGTACATATTTTGGCCAGAAACCTGATGAAAGTAAAGAGAATGCTGTTGAGCACTACTGTAAAAAATGTAATGCTTCTGCAAACAGCCAGGATTCTTTAATGTATCATGTCTTGACAGCTGAAACACACCGAGACCTGGAGAACAAACTTCGGTCTGTGATTTCAGAACATATTAAGAAACCAGGACTCGTGAAACAAATGCATATTGCTCCAAAGCCTTCCCAAGGTGGGGCAGTGACTGCTCCATCTGCAGGGCCTGCCACTGCCCCAGCAGGTTCAGTCACAGCTCCAGCTTGCATCCAGCTTGCATTTCCACAGAGTAATCAAAACCAGAGTGTGGCACAGCCAAAAGCAGTTCAAAACACAGTCAGATCACTGACTGTTCCAAGCGCCTCTGGTAGCCTTCCACATACATCTGCTCCGGTTGCTACCCCATCACATGTTACTCTTATACCTAGTAATGTTCCTGTAGGTCAGAATAACATTAATATTCAGCCATCACCTTCCCAGCCTATCATTGTTTCCCATGGGCTCCCCCTTAATCAGCCTGTCAGGGCTGGAGCTATTCCTCTTAATCATTCTGTTGGGACCATAAATAGAACCATGGCCCCTGCAGTTCTTCCTCTTAATCAACCTGTGAGGCCTGGGCTCCTTCCTATTAATCAACCCATTGGTACTATAAATGGTCCAGTTGCAGCTGGAATGCTCCCTGTTACTCAACCTGTCAGCCCTGTGAATCGCCCAGTTGCACCGGGGGTTCTCTCTGTTAACCAGTCGCTTGGGAATGTGAGTAGACCCATTGGTCCCAGGGTCCTTCCTGTGGCGCAGACAGTTGCACCAGGGGTTCTCCAGCTTAATCAGCCTGTTGCCTCTGGAGTTGTACCTGTCAGACATCCTGTCAGACCTGGGTTTCTTCAGCTTAATCAACCTGTTGCCCCAGCAGTTATCCCAGTAAATCAGCCAGTTCAACCTGCAGTTTCTCAAAATGCAAGTTTTTTGACTGCGGGTTCTATACTTAGGCAGTTGATTCCAACTGGTAAGCAGGTTAATGGGATACCTACATACACACTTGCCCCAGTTTCAGTTACTCTGCCTGTACCTCCCGGTGGTGGAGTAGCAACTGTTACGCCACCGCAAGTGCCCATCCAGCTAATGCAATCTGGGGCGGTAACTCAGTTGTCCCAGTCGCCGGCTAGTGCACCCTCTCCTCCGGTGGTTTTAACATCTCAGAATATATCGCTGCAAGCCTCCCCGCCTGGTCCTGAAACAAGTCAGGCTAGCAGACAGGCTAAGCAGTGGAAGACTTGCCCTGTTTGCAATGAGCTTTTCCCATCAAATGTCTACCAGGTGCACATGGAGGTGGCCCACAAACATGGTGAAGTAAAAATGGAGGAAACCCCGGAACCTGACAAACTTGCAGCTTGTGCACCCTTTTTGAGGTGGATGACAGAAAAAACGGTCCGATGTTTCTcttgcaaatgttttctctgtgagGAGGAGCTCATGAAACATCTCTTGATGCATGGCTTAGCTTGCTTGTTTTGCACAGTTACTTTCCATGACTTAAAAAGCCTCGTGGAGCACAATAAAACTACACACaatggggaaaagcagttaCATGCAGATTATAGCAACAGAGGATTTCAACTAGGTAACGATGCTCAGGGTGACCTTATATTTCCACACTTTGATTTCAGTACAGTGTTACCGAAAGAAGACATTGGTGAAAGAGAAGTACATTTGGCAGTGCTTGCTGGACTAAATTCAAGGACACTTGTCCCTGTTTACATCAAAGTGAAACCTCAGACAGCAGAAATGAACAATAGATGCAACAAAAAAGTGTTAACCTGTCCCTTTTGTTTTGGCACGTTTGCTAGTAAAGAAACCTATGAAACGCATTTGAAAGAGCGGCATCATATAATGCCAACTGTACATACAATTTTAAAGTCTCCTGCTTTCAAGTGCATCCACTGTTGTGGTGTGTACACTGGAAATATGACTCTAACAGCTATTGCTGTGCATTTGCTCCGTTGTAGAAGTGCTCCCAAAGACAGTAACTCAAGCGTGAAGATGCAGCTTGAGCGTACTGAGAAGAAAGAGCTATTATTTGTGAATGGTGAAAAGCATGATTCTGCaatactgaaaagaaagcaattggATTCCTGCTTTGTTGGAGAAGACCAAAGGAATAAGGAACAGCAGCCTCTGAGCTTAAGTACTGGCATAGCTCTGTCTCCAGAAAAAGAAGTGAATTCAGGGGTAGTGCCTTTCAAACGACAAAAGATTAATACTCGGACTGAGATGAAGAAGCTTCCGTCTAGTGAGGATCTTCGCATTCTAGCAATAGATCCTAAGCAGTATGATCACAATTCATGTGAGGCTCAAAAACAGTTTTTGACAGACTACTTTCATGAGAGGCCATATCCTTCTAAAAAAGAGATGGAATTACTTTCCTCGCTGCTATATGCGTGGAAAATTGATGTTGCATCATTCTTTGGAAAAAGGAGGAATATATGCTTAAAGGCGATAAATAATCACAAACCATCTGTGCTTCTCGGTTTCAGTATGTCTGAACTAAAAAATATTAAGCACAGTTTGAATATAAAAGATGAACCATTAGATATATAA